One Hyphomicrobium sp. CS1GBMeth3 DNA segment encodes these proteins:
- a CDS encoding GcrA family cell cycle regulator, which translates to MQTNQSISAPVRVEPVSNIPKAQRKTVETLQADDCRWPFGDPMSADFHFCGHRKKDGSPYCEVHMRLAFQAAKPRAVYRPHAA; encoded by the coding sequence ATGCAAACAAATCAGAGCATTTCTGCGCCCGTGCGCGTCGAACCCGTGTCGAACATTCCCAAAGCTCAGCGAAAGACCGTCGAAACGCTCCAGGCGGACGACTGTCGCTGGCCGTTCGGCGACCCGATGTCGGCGGATTTCCACTTTTGCGGCCACCGCAAAAAGGACGGCAGCCCGTATTGCGAAGTGCATATGCGGCTGGCGTTTCAGGCCGCCAAGCCGCGCGCGGTCTATCGGCCACACGCCGCCTAA